Proteins from a genomic interval of Perognathus longimembris pacificus isolate PPM17 chromosome 14, ASM2315922v1, whole genome shotgun sequence:
- the Psmb5 gene encoding proteasome subunit beta type-5, whose protein sequence is MALASVAERPRPLPEGRRGFFGLGGRADLADLADLGPGSPSGGLSLAAPAWGAPEEPRIEMLHGTTTLAFKFRHGVIVAADSRATAGAYIASQTVKKVIEINPYLLGTMAGGAADCSFWERLLARQCRIYELRNKERISVAAASKLLANMVYQYKGMGLSMGTMICGWDKRGPGLYYVDSEGNRISGAAFSVGSGSVYAYGVMDRGYSYDLEVAAAYDLARRAIYQATYRDAYSGGSVNLYHVREDGWIRVSSDNVVDLHEKYSKSIP, encoded by the exons ATGGCGCTGGCCAGTGTGGCGGAGCGGCCGCGGCCGCTGCCCGAGGGCCGCCGGGGCTTCTTTGGCCTCGGAGGTCGGGCGGACCTGGCGGACCTGGCGGACCTGGGTCCGGGGAGTCCCAGCGGCGGGCTGAGCCTGGCTGCGCCCGCCTGGGGCGCCCCCGAGGAGCCGCGAATCGAGATGCTTCACGGCACCACCACGCTGGCCTTCAAG TTTCGCCATGGAGTCATTGTTGCAGCAGACTCTCGGGCCACAGCTGGGGCTTACATTGCTTCCCAGACTGTGAAGAAAGTAATAGAGATCAACCCCTACCTTCTGGGCACCATGGCTGGGGGTGCAGCGGATTGCAGCTTCTGGGAGCGGCTGTTGGCCCGGCAGTGTCGAATCTATGAGCTTCGAAATAAGGAACGCATCTCCGTGGCAGCTGCCTCCAAACTTCTTGCCAATATGGTGTATCAGTACAAAGGCATGGGGCTGTCCATGGGCACCATGATCTGTGGCTGGGATAAGAGAGGCCCTG GCCTGTACTACGTGGACAGCGAAGGGAACCGGATTTCTGGTGCTGCCTTTTCTGTAGGTTCTGGCTCTGTGTATGCCTATGGGGTCATGGATCGAGGCTACTCCTATGACTTGGAAGTGGCTGCGGCCTATGATCTGGCCCGGCGGGCCATCTACCAAGCTACCTACAGAGACGCCTACTCGGGAGGTTCAGTCAACCTGTACCACGTGCGTGAAGACGGCTGGATCCGCGTCTCCAGTGATAATGTAGTCGATCTGCATGAGAAGTACAGCAAGTCTATCCCTTGA
- the Psmb11 gene encoding proteasome subunit beta type-11, with product MALQDVCGWRAPAPAAEEEAGLARALRAAGAGGGDPQGCARSPGPGPAHGTTTLAFRFRHGVVAAADTRSSCGATVACPAARKVLPVHRHLVAAACGAAADGAFWVRALRRALRLRALREGRVPGVAGAARLLAALPRAHRGPGPCVAAALGGWDRSGPALFFVRGDGACLRGDAFAAGSGAPYAYGALDGGYRFDMSVPEAYALARRAVALAARRDAYSGGGVDLVHVRESGWEPVPRRDVGEARGRPGAPREGEAAADEGPRGDPDARTPAETEPPPP from the coding sequence ATGGCGCTGCAGGACGTGTGCGGGTggcgggccccggccccggccgccgaggaggaggcggggctggCCCGGGCCCTGCGCGCggccggggccggcggcggggacCCGCAGGGCTGCGCGCggagcccgggccccggcccggcccacgGCACCACCACGCTGGCCTTCCGCTTCCGGCACGGGGTGGTGGCCGCGGCGGACACGCGCTCCTCCTGCGGCGCCACCGTGGCGTGCCCGGCCGCCCGCAAGGTCCTGCCGGTGCACCGGCACCTCGTGGCCGCCGCGTGCGGCGCCGCCGCCGACGGCGCCTTCTGGGTCCGCGCGCTGCGGCGGGCGCTGCGGCTGCGGGCGCTGCGCGAGGGCCGCGTGCCGGGCGTGGCCGGCGCCGCCCGGCTCCTGGCCGCCCTGCCGCGCGCCCACCGCGGGCCGGGGCCGTGCGTGGCCGCCGCGCTGGGCGGCTGGGACCGCTCGGGGCCCGCGCTCTTCTTCGTGCGCGGCGACGGCGCGTGCCTGCGCGGGGACGCGTTCGCGGCGGGCTCCGGCGCCCCCTACGCCTACGGCGCGCTGGACGGCGGCTACCGCTTCGACATGAGCGTCCCCGAGGCCTACGCGCTGGCCCGCCGCGCCGTGGCCCTCGCCGCCCGCCGCGACGCCTACTCGGGGGGCGGCGTGGACCTGGTCCACGTGCGCGAGAGCGGCTGGGAGCCCGTGCCCCGCCGCGACGTCGGCGAGGCGCGGGGGCGGCCGGGAGCGCCCCGGGAGGGAGAGGCGGCGGCCGACGAGGGGCCGCGCGGGGACCCGGACGCCCGGACGCCCGCCGAgacggagccgccgccgccgtga
- the Cdh24 gene encoding cadherin-24 translates to MWGLARLLLAWLGGWGCVGPLAAPVHARAGPRGPTLLRARRSWVWNQFFVIEEYAGPEPVLIGKLHSDVDRGEGRTKYLLTGEGAGTVFVIDEATGNIHVTKSLDREEKAQYVLLAQAVDRASNRPLEPPSEFIIKVQDINDNPPVFPLGPYHATVPEMSNVGTSVIQVTAQDADDPSYGNSAKLVYTVLDGLPFFSVDPQTGVVRTAIPNMDRETQEEFLVVIQAKDMGGHTGGLSGSTTVTVTLSDVNDNPPKFPQSLYQFSVVETAGPGTLVGRLQAQDPDLGDNALMAYSILDGEGAEAFSISADSQGQDGLLTVRKPLDFETRRSYSFRVEATNTLIDPAYLRRGPFKDVASVRVTVQDAPEPPAFTQAAYHLVVPENKAPGTLVGRISAVDLDSPASPIRYSILPHSDPEHCFSIKPEDGTLRTAVSLDREARVWHNLTVLATELDSSAQASRVPVAVRTLDENDNAPQLAEPYDTFVCDSAAPGQLIQLIRTLDRDEDGNSSRVSLQGPAGPDANFTVQDNGDGSASLRLPPRPAPPRQAPYLVPIELWDWGQPALRSTATVTVSVCHCRPDGSVAFCRPGAQLAPAGLSTGALLAIVTCVGTLLALAVLFAALRRQKQEALMVLEEEDVRENIITYDDEGGGEEDTEAFDIAALQNPDGAAPPPPPPGAPARRDVLPRARAPRAPRPPGPADVAQLLALRLREADEDPGVPPYDSVQVYGYEGRGSSCGSLSSLGSEAGGAPGPAEPPDDWGPLFRTLAELYGAKEPAAP, encoded by the exons ATGTGGGGCCTGGCGCGGCTCCTGCTGGCTTGGCTGGGCGGCTGGGGCTGCGTGGGGCCCCTGGCAGCCCCGGTCCACGCCCGGGCGGGGCCCCGCGGCCCCACGCTGCTGCGCGCCCGGAGGAGCTGGGTCTGGAACCAGTTCTTTGTCATCGAGGAGTACGCCGGCCCCGAGCCCGTGCTCATCGGCAAG CTGCACTCCGACGTGGACCGGGGCGAGGGCCGCACCAAGTACCTGCTGACCGGGGAGGGGGCAGGCACCGTGTTTGTGATCGACGAGGCCACGGGCAACATCCACGTCACCAAGAGCCTGGACCGGGAGGAGAAGGCGCAGTACGTGCTCCTGGCGCAGGCTGTGGACCGGGCTTCCAACCGGCCCCTGGAGCCCCCGTCCGAGTTCATCATCAAGGTGCAAGACATCAATGACAACCCGCCCGTGTTCCCGCTGGGGCCCTACCACGCCACGGTGCCCGAGATGTCCAACGTCG ggacgtCCGTCATCCAGGTGACCGCCCAGGACGCCGATGACCCCAGCTACGGGAACAGCGCGAAGCTGGTGTACACTGTGCTGGATGGGCTGCCTTTCTTCTCCGTGGACCCCCAGACTG GAGTGGTGCGCACAGCCATCCCCAACATGGACCGCGAGACCCAGGAGGAGTTCCTGGTGGTGATTCAGGCCAAGGACATGGGCGGCCACACGGGGGGGCTGTCGGGCAGCACGACGGTGACCGTCACCCTCAGCGACGTCAACGACAACCCCCCGAAGTTCCCCCAGA GCTTGTACCAGTTCTCGGTGGTGGAGACGGCGGGGCCCGGCACCCTGGTGGGCCGGCTCCAGGCCCAGGACCCAGACCTGGGGGACAACGCCCTCATGGCGTACAGCATCCTggacggggagggggcagaggcctTCAGCATCAGCGCCGACTCCCAGGGGCAAGACGGCCTCCTCACTGTCCGCAAG CCCCTAGACTTCGAGACCCGCCGCTCCTACTCCTTCCGCGTGGAAGCCACCAACACGCTCATCGACCCGGCCTACCTCCGGCGAGGCCCCTTCAAGGATGTGGCCTCGGTGCGCGTGACCGTCCAGGACGCCCCCGAGCCGCCCGCCTTCACGCAGGCTGCCTACCACCTGGTGGTGCCCGAGAACAAGGCTCCCGGGACCCTGGTGGGCCGCATCTCGGCGGTGGACCTGGACTCCCCGGCCAGCCCGATCCG GTACTCCATCCTCCCGCACTCGGACCCCGAGCACTGCTTCTCCATCAAGCCCGAGGACGGCACCCTCCGCACCGCCGTGTCCCTGGACCGCGAGGCCCGCGTCTGGCACAACCTCACCGTGCTGGCCACAGAGCTCG ACAGCTCGGCGCAGGCCTCCCGCGTGCCAGTGGCCGTCCGGACCCTGGATGAGAACGACAACGCGCCGCAGCTCGCCGAGCCCTACGACACCTTCGTGTGCGACTCGGCCGCTCCGGGGCAG ctcaTCCAGCTCATCCGCACCCTGGACAGAGACGAAGACGGCAACAGCAGCCGCGTCTCCCTCCAAGGCCCTGCGGGGCCCGACGCCAACTTCACGGTCCAGGACAATGGAG ACGGCTCCGCCAGCCTGCGgctgcccccgcgccccgcgccgccccgccagGCGCCCTACCTGGTGCCCATCGAGCTGTGGGACTGGGGGCAGCCTGCGCTCCGCAGCACCGCCACGGTGACGGTCAGCGTGTGCCACTGCCGGCCCGACGGCTCCGTGGCCTTCTGCCGGCCCGGCGCCCAGCTCGCCCCCGCGGGGCTCAGCACCGGGGCCCTGCTCGCCATTGTCACCTGCGTGGGCACCCTGCTTG CCCTGGCGGTGCTGTTCGCGGCCCTGCGGCGGCAGAAGCAGGAGGCGCTGATggtgctggaggaggaggacgTGCGCGAGAACATCATCACCTACGACGACGAGGGCGGCGGCGAGGAGGACACCGAGGCCTTCGACATCGCCGCCCTGCAGAACCCCGAcggcgccgccccgccgccgccgccgcccggcgccccggcccgccGCGACGTGCtgccccgggcccgcgccccgcgcgcgccgcggcccccgggccccgcggACGTGGCCCAGCTGCTGGCGCTGCGGCTGCGCGAGGCGGACGAGGACCCCGGCGTGCCGCCCTACGACTCGGTGCAGGTGTACGGCTACGAGGGCCGCGGCTCCTCCTGCGGCTCGCTCAGCTCGCTGGGCTCCGAGGCGGGCGGCGCGCCGGGCCCCGCGGAGCCGCCCGACGACTGGGGCCCGCTCTTCCGCACCCTGGCCGAGCTGTACGGGGCCAAGGAGCCCGCGGCGCCCTGA
- the Acin1 gene encoding apoptotic chromatin condensation inducer in the nucleus isoform X7 has protein sequence MLSESKEGEEKEEVTMDTSENRPENEVPGPPVPIADQVSSDDRPESSAEDEKKESLLPKSFKRKISVVSATKGVPAGNSDTEGGQPGRKRRWGASTATTQKKPSISITTESLKSLIPDIKPLAGQEAVVDLHADDSRISEDETERNGDDGTHDKGLKICRTVTQVVPAEGQENGQREEEGEKEPEAEPPVPPQASVEGALPPPVEHEVKKVTLGDTLTRRSISQQKSGVSITIDDPVRTAQVPSPPRGKISNIVHISNLVRPFTLGQLKELLGRTGTLVEEAFWIDKIKSHCFVTYSTVEEAVATRTALHGVKWPQSNPKFLCADYAEQDELDYHRGLLVDRPSEAKAEEQGMPRPLHPPPPPPVQPPPHPRAEQREQERAVREQWAEREREMERRERTRSEREWDRDKVREGPRSRSRSRDRRRKERAKSKEKKSEKKEKTQEEPPAKLLDDLFRKTKAAPCIYWLPLTDSQIVQKEAERAERAKEREKRRKEQEEEEQKEREKEAERERNRQLEREKRREHSRERERDRERERDRGERERDRERERERGRERDRDRRETKRHSRSRSRSTPVRDRGGRR, from the exons atgttatcaGAAAGCAAAGAAGG tgaggagaaggaggaagtgaCCATGGACACAAGTGAAAACAGACCTGAAAACGAGGTTCCAGGGCCTCCAGTGCCTATTGCAGACCAAGTCAGCAGTGATGACCGCCCTGAGAGCAGTGCTGAAGATGAGAAGAAAGAG AGTTTGCTGCCCAAATCATTCAAGAGGAAGATCTCCGTTGTCT CAGCTACCAAGGGGGTGCCAGCTGGAAACAGTGACACAGAGGGTGGTCAACCAGGTCGAAAGCGACGTTGGGGAGCCAGCACAGCCACTACTCAGAAGAAACCCTCCATCAGCATCACCACCGAATCCCTCAAG AGCCTCATCCCCGACATCAAACCCCTGGCGGGGCAGGAGGCTGTTGTGGATCTTCATGCTGATGACTCCCGCATCTCTGAGGATGAGACAGAGCGTAATGGCGACGATGGGACCCATGACAAGGGACTGAAAATATGCCGGACGGTCACTCAG GTGGTACCTGCAGAGGGCCAGGAGAATggacagagggaagaagaaggagagaaggagcctGAAGCAgaaccccctgtccccccccaggCGTCAGTAGAGGGGGCTTTGCCCCCACCTGTGGAGCATGAAGTGAAGAAAG TCACTTTAGGAGACACCTTAACTCGGCGGTCCATTAGCCAGCAGAAGTCTGGAGTTTCCATTACAATTGACGACCCAGTCCGAACTGCCCAGGTGCCCTCCCCACCCAGGGGAAAGATCAGTAACATTGTCCATATCTCCAATTTG GTCCGCCCCTTCACTCTAGGCCAACTGAAGGAGTTGTTGGGGCGTACGGGAACCTTGGTGGAAGAGGCCTTCTGGATCGACAAGATCAAATCGCATTGCTTTGTAACG TATTCAACTGTAGAGGAAGCCGTAGCCACCCGCACAGCTCTGCATGGGGTCAAATGGCCCCAATCCAATCCTAAATTCCTTTGTGCTGACTATGCTGAGCAAGATGAG CTGGACTATCACCGGGGCCTCTTGGTGGACCGTCCCTCGGAAGCCAAGGCTGAGGAACAGGGTATGCCACGACCCctgcacccaccaccaccacccccagtgcagccacccccccatccccgagCAGAGCAGCGCGAGCAGGAGCGGGCCGTGCGAGAGCAGTGGGCAGAGCGAGAGCGGGAGATGGAGCGGCGGGAGCGGACTCGATCGGAGCGGGAATGGGATCGTGACAAAGTTCGCGAAGGGCCTCGGTCCAGATCACGGTCCCGGGACCGCCGCCGCAAGGAGCGTGCAAAATCTAAAGAGAAGAAGAGTGAGAAAAAAG AGAAAACCCAGGAAGAGCCACCTGCTAAGTTACTGGATGACCTTTTCCGTAAGACTAAGGCAGCTCCGTGCATCTATTGGCTCCCATTGACAGACAGCCAG ATCGTTCAGAAGGAGGCGGAGCGGGCCGAGCGGGCCAAGGAGCGCGAGAAGCGGcggaaggagcaggaggaggaggagcagaaggagcgCGAGAAGGAGGCCGAGCGCGAGCGGAACCGACAGCTGGAACGGGAGAAGCGGCGCGAGCACAGCCGGGAGCGGGAGCGGGACCGGGAGCGGGAGCGGGACCGGGGGGAGCGGGAGCGGGACCGGGAGAGAGAGCGGGAGCGAGGCCGGGAGCGGGACAGGGACCGCAGAGAAACGAAGCGCCACAGCCGGAGCCGGAGTCGAAGCACGCCGGTGCGGGACCGCGGCGGGCGCCGCTAG
- the Acin1 gene encoding apoptotic chromatin condensation inducer in the nucleus isoform X6 yields the protein MSPADCCRSASTIEPATTSSLALFLLLLLQRDQSSRTRGLPEEKEEVTMDTSENRPENEVPGPPVPIADQVSSDDRPESSAEDEKKESLLPKSFKRKISVVSATKGVPAGNSDTEGGQPGRKRRWGASTATTQKKPSISITTESLKSLIPDIKPLAGQEAVVDLHADDSRISEDETERNGDDGTHDKGLKICRTVTQVVPAEGQENGQREEEGEKEPEAEPPVPPQASVEGALPPPVEHEVKKVTLGDTLTRRSISQQKSGVSITIDDPVRTAQVPSPPRGKISNIVHISNLVRPFTLGQLKELLGRTGTLVEEAFWIDKIKSHCFVTYSTVEEAVATRTALHGVKWPQSNPKFLCADYAEQDELDYHRGLLVDRPSEAKAEEQGMPRPLHPPPPPPVQPPPHPRAEQREQERAVREQWAEREREMERRERTRSEREWDRDKVREGPRSRSRSRDRRRKERAKSKEKKSEKKEKTQEEPPAKLLDDLFRKTKAAPCIYWLPLTDSQIVQKEAERAERAKEREKRRKEQEEEEQKEREKEAERERNRQLEREKRREHSRERERDRERERDRGERERDRERERERGRERDRDRRETKRHSRSRSRSTPVRDRGGRR from the exons ATGTCTCCGGCTGATTGCTGCCGCTCCGCCAGTACAATAGAGCCAGCTACTACCAGCAGCCtggccctcttcctcctcctcctcctccagagagACCAATCCAGCCGAACCCGGGGTTTGCC tgaggagaaggaggaagtgaCCATGGACACAAGTGAAAACAGACCTGAAAACGAGGTTCCAGGGCCTCCAGTGCCTATTGCAGACCAAGTCAGCAGTGATGACCGCCCTGAGAGCAGTGCTGAAGATGAGAAGAAAGAG AGTTTGCTGCCCAAATCATTCAAGAGGAAGATCTCCGTTGTCT CAGCTACCAAGGGGGTGCCAGCTGGAAACAGTGACACAGAGGGTGGTCAACCAGGTCGAAAGCGACGTTGGGGAGCCAGCACAGCCACTACTCAGAAGAAACCCTCCATCAGCATCACCACCGAATCCCTCAAG AGCCTCATCCCCGACATCAAACCCCTGGCGGGGCAGGAGGCTGTTGTGGATCTTCATGCTGATGACTCCCGCATCTCTGAGGATGAGACAGAGCGTAATGGCGACGATGGGACCCATGACAAGGGACTGAAAATATGCCGGACGGTCACTCAG GTGGTACCTGCAGAGGGCCAGGAGAATggacagagggaagaagaaggagagaaggagcctGAAGCAgaaccccctgtccccccccaggCGTCAGTAGAGGGGGCTTTGCCCCCACCTGTGGAGCATGAAGTGAAGAAAG TCACTTTAGGAGACACCTTAACTCGGCGGTCCATTAGCCAGCAGAAGTCTGGAGTTTCCATTACAATTGACGACCCAGTCCGAACTGCCCAGGTGCCCTCCCCACCCAGGGGAAAGATCAGTAACATTGTCCATATCTCCAATTTG GTCCGCCCCTTCACTCTAGGCCAACTGAAGGAGTTGTTGGGGCGTACGGGAACCTTGGTGGAAGAGGCCTTCTGGATCGACAAGATCAAATCGCATTGCTTTGTAACG TATTCAACTGTAGAGGAAGCCGTAGCCACCCGCACAGCTCTGCATGGGGTCAAATGGCCCCAATCCAATCCTAAATTCCTTTGTGCTGACTATGCTGAGCAAGATGAG CTGGACTATCACCGGGGCCTCTTGGTGGACCGTCCCTCGGAAGCCAAGGCTGAGGAACAGGGTATGCCACGACCCctgcacccaccaccaccacccccagtgcagccacccccccatccccgagCAGAGCAGCGCGAGCAGGAGCGGGCCGTGCGAGAGCAGTGGGCAGAGCGAGAGCGGGAGATGGAGCGGCGGGAGCGGACTCGATCGGAGCGGGAATGGGATCGTGACAAAGTTCGCGAAGGGCCTCGGTCCAGATCACGGTCCCGGGACCGCCGCCGCAAGGAGCGTGCAAAATCTAAAGAGAAGAAGAGTGAGAAAAAAG AGAAAACCCAGGAAGAGCCACCTGCTAAGTTACTGGATGACCTTTTCCGTAAGACTAAGGCAGCTCCGTGCATCTATTGGCTCCCATTGACAGACAGCCAG ATCGTTCAGAAGGAGGCGGAGCGGGCCGAGCGGGCCAAGGAGCGCGAGAAGCGGcggaaggagcaggaggaggaggagcagaaggagcgCGAGAAGGAGGCCGAGCGCGAGCGGAACCGACAGCTGGAACGGGAGAAGCGGCGCGAGCACAGCCGGGAGCGGGAGCGGGACCGGGAGCGGGAGCGGGACCGGGGGGAGCGGGAGCGGGACCGGGAGAGAGAGCGGGAGCGAGGCCGGGAGCGGGACAGGGACCGCAGAGAAACGAAGCGCCACAGCCGGAGCCGGAGTCGAAGCACGCCGGTGCGGGACCGCGGCGGGCGCCGCTAG
- the Acin1 gene encoding apoptotic chromatin condensation inducer in the nucleus isoform X8, whose amino-acid sequence MSEEKEEVTMDTSENRPENEVPGPPVPIADQVSSDDRPESSAEDEKKESLLPKSFKRKISVVSATKGVPAGNSDTEGGQPGRKRRWGASTATTQKKPSISITTESLKSLIPDIKPLAGQEAVVDLHADDSRISEDETERNGDDGTHDKGLKICRTVTQVVPAEGQENGQREEEGEKEPEAEPPVPPQASVEGALPPPVEHEVKKVTLGDTLTRRSISQQKSGVSITIDDPVRTAQVPSPPRGKISNIVHISNLVRPFTLGQLKELLGRTGTLVEEAFWIDKIKSHCFVTYSTVEEAVATRTALHGVKWPQSNPKFLCADYAEQDELDYHRGLLVDRPSEAKAEEQGMPRPLHPPPPPPVQPPPHPRAEQREQERAVREQWAEREREMERRERTRSEREWDRDKVREGPRSRSRSRDRRRKERAKSKEKKSEKKEKTQEEPPAKLLDDLFRKTKAAPCIYWLPLTDSQIVQKEAERAERAKEREKRRKEQEEEEQKEREKEAERERNRQLEREKRREHSRERERDRERERDRGERERDRERERERGRERDRDRRETKRHSRSRSRSTPVRDRGGRR is encoded by the exons tgaggagaaggaggaagtgaCCATGGACACAAGTGAAAACAGACCTGAAAACGAGGTTCCAGGGCCTCCAGTGCCTATTGCAGACCAAGTCAGCAGTGATGACCGCCCTGAGAGCAGTGCTGAAGATGAGAAGAAAGAG AGTTTGCTGCCCAAATCATTCAAGAGGAAGATCTCCGTTGTCT CAGCTACCAAGGGGGTGCCAGCTGGAAACAGTGACACAGAGGGTGGTCAACCAGGTCGAAAGCGACGTTGGGGAGCCAGCACAGCCACTACTCAGAAGAAACCCTCCATCAGCATCACCACCGAATCCCTCAAG AGCCTCATCCCCGACATCAAACCCCTGGCGGGGCAGGAGGCTGTTGTGGATCTTCATGCTGATGACTCCCGCATCTCTGAGGATGAGACAGAGCGTAATGGCGACGATGGGACCCATGACAAGGGACTGAAAATATGCCGGACGGTCACTCAG GTGGTACCTGCAGAGGGCCAGGAGAATggacagagggaagaagaaggagagaaggagcctGAAGCAgaaccccctgtccccccccaggCGTCAGTAGAGGGGGCTTTGCCCCCACCTGTGGAGCATGAAGTGAAGAAAG TCACTTTAGGAGACACCTTAACTCGGCGGTCCATTAGCCAGCAGAAGTCTGGAGTTTCCATTACAATTGACGACCCAGTCCGAACTGCCCAGGTGCCCTCCCCACCCAGGGGAAAGATCAGTAACATTGTCCATATCTCCAATTTG GTCCGCCCCTTCACTCTAGGCCAACTGAAGGAGTTGTTGGGGCGTACGGGAACCTTGGTGGAAGAGGCCTTCTGGATCGACAAGATCAAATCGCATTGCTTTGTAACG TATTCAACTGTAGAGGAAGCCGTAGCCACCCGCACAGCTCTGCATGGGGTCAAATGGCCCCAATCCAATCCTAAATTCCTTTGTGCTGACTATGCTGAGCAAGATGAG CTGGACTATCACCGGGGCCTCTTGGTGGACCGTCCCTCGGAAGCCAAGGCTGAGGAACAGGGTATGCCACGACCCctgcacccaccaccaccacccccagtgcagccacccccccatccccgagCAGAGCAGCGCGAGCAGGAGCGGGCCGTGCGAGAGCAGTGGGCAGAGCGAGAGCGGGAGATGGAGCGGCGGGAGCGGACTCGATCGGAGCGGGAATGGGATCGTGACAAAGTTCGCGAAGGGCCTCGGTCCAGATCACGGTCCCGGGACCGCCGCCGCAAGGAGCGTGCAAAATCTAAAGAGAAGAAGAGTGAGAAAAAAG AGAAAACCCAGGAAGAGCCACCTGCTAAGTTACTGGATGACCTTTTCCGTAAGACTAAGGCAGCTCCGTGCATCTATTGGCTCCCATTGACAGACAGCCAG ATCGTTCAGAAGGAGGCGGAGCGGGCCGAGCGGGCCAAGGAGCGCGAGAAGCGGcggaaggagcaggaggaggaggagcagaaggagcgCGAGAAGGAGGCCGAGCGCGAGCGGAACCGACAGCTGGAACGGGAGAAGCGGCGCGAGCACAGCCGGGAGCGGGAGCGGGACCGGGAGCGGGAGCGGGACCGGGGGGAGCGGGAGCGGGACCGGGAGAGAGAGCGGGAGCGAGGCCGGGAGCGGGACAGGGACCGCAGAGAAACGAAGCGCCACAGCCGGAGCCGGAGTCGAAGCACGCCGGTGCGGGACCGCGGCGGGCGCCGCTAG